In Brevibacterium zhoupengii, the following are encoded in one genomic region:
- a CDS encoding MFS transporter, with the protein MTKIAEHTRTKPTRIRYIIAVLLFITVVINYMDRANLSIAMPALSQEFDLTTGQQGLLLSAFGWTYAAMQLPGGWLVDRVRPRVLYASCLVLWSLATLFMGISGGFVALIILRLLVGGFEAPAYPINNKVATAWFPERERGRVIAFYTSGQFIGLALLTPVLSWLQTVLTWHWVFILTGVVGIIWASIWWFVYREPRDKAGVNQAEIDLIASGGGLVDVESGTKKETKPKLRWSDVKVVLTRRKLWGIYLGQFCLTSTLWFFLTWFPTYLVDYRGMDYIESGFMASLPFIAALVGVLLSGWVSDLMVKKGLSLGTARKLPIIIGLAMTVFMLGANYTNSTALVIVFMSIAFFGNGFASITWSLVSALAPERLLGLTGGMFNFIGNLSSIATPIVIGFLVTDIDFAPAFVYMAAITIVGVLSYVFLVGRVERVDE; encoded by the coding sequence ATGACGAAGATCGCTGAACACACGCGCACGAAGCCCACACGGATCCGCTACATCATCGCGGTTCTGCTCTTCATCACCGTCGTCATCAATTACATGGACCGGGCCAACCTGTCTATCGCTATGCCGGCGCTGTCTCAGGAATTCGATCTCACCACCGGCCAGCAGGGACTTCTGCTCTCGGCATTCGGCTGGACCTACGCCGCGATGCAACTACCCGGCGGATGGCTGGTTGACCGAGTGCGACCTCGAGTGCTCTATGCCTCATGCCTCGTGCTGTGGTCCCTGGCTACGCTGTTCATGGGAATCTCCGGCGGGTTCGTTGCCCTCATCATCCTCCGGCTCTTGGTCGGCGGGTTCGAAGCTCCGGCGTACCCGATCAACAACAAGGTGGCCACCGCGTGGTTCCCGGAGCGTGAGCGCGGACGAGTCATCGCCTTCTACACCTCGGGACAGTTCATCGGCCTCGCGCTGCTCACACCCGTACTGTCGTGGCTGCAGACGGTGCTCACCTGGCACTGGGTGTTCATCCTCACTGGTGTCGTCGGCATCATCTGGGCATCGATCTGGTGGTTCGTCTACCGCGAACCGCGGGACAAGGCGGGGGTCAACCAGGCCGAGATCGATCTCATCGCATCCGGTGGGGGACTGGTCGACGTCGAGAGTGGTACGAAGAAGGAGACTAAGCCGAAGCTCAGGTGGTCCGACGTCAAGGTTGTGCTGACGAGGCGGAAGCTGTGGGGCATCTACCTCGGCCAGTTCTGCCTGACCTCGACCCTGTGGTTCTTCCTCACCTGGTTCCCGACCTACCTTGTTGATTACCGCGGAATGGACTACATTGAGTCCGGCTTCATGGCTTCTCTGCCGTTCATTGCCGCGCTTGTGGGCGTGCTACTCTCAGGCTGGGTCTCTGACCTTATGGTGAAGAAGGGCCTGTCTCTGGGCACCGCGCGCAAGCTGCCGATCATCATAGGTCTCGCAATGACGGTGTTCATGCTCGGCGCAAACTATACGAATTCAACTGCGTTGGTGATCGTATTCATGTCGATCGCGTTCTTCGGCAACGGCTTCGCCTCGATCACCTGGTCGCTCGTGTCCGCTTTGGCTCCAGAGCGCCTGCTGGGCCTGACCGGTGGCATGTTCAACTTCATCGGCAACCTTTCCTCTATTGCCACCCCGATCGTCATCGGCTTCCTCGTCACCGACATCGATTTCGCTCCGGCGTTCGTGTACATGGCAGCGATCACCATCGTCGGAGTGCTGTCGTATGTGTTCCTGGTGGGGAGAGTTGAGCGGGTGGACGAGTGA
- a CDS encoding MFS transporter produces MTNPETTVLPAGKRAKSPGRARWWILGWLLAAMMINYMDRSSLSIAAPHMIDELGLTAADIGLLGTAFSLTYAFFQLPAGWLSDRLGAKPVYIIALGFWSIATSLMAFGHHLWHFMISRILLGIFEAPVSPTSAKIVAEWFPPRERGAAVGVYDSGSKWGPAVAPPILTFLILGFGWRAMFVILGVLGVLVAVGFWIFYRSPEHDRRVSAAELAHIRAREEDNHAPAGHIPWLRLFTQPQTWAMVLGFVAVVWTLNIFVTFLPLMLNDIYSVADAALGWYTAIPFAVGGVGGILGGWFTTKYSKMRAHLAPLACKRQIAAVYGAALAVCSILVGITTGHFVLQLCAMSLALFFCGALSAVGWSIPADVVTGTRVASLGSIQNFGGYFAGSLSPWLTGVLVTTTGSYLVPFIVGAVVAVIAGIAYLLLLRTPIRVHGATIENGETTS; encoded by the coding sequence ATGACGAATCCAGAGACAACTGTGCTGCCCGCAGGCAAACGAGCTAAGTCACCGGGACGTGCCAGGTGGTGGATCTTGGGCTGGCTGCTGGCAGCCATGATGATCAACTACATGGACCGGTCGTCACTGTCGATCGCGGCACCCCACATGATCGACGAACTCGGTTTGACCGCTGCCGACATCGGCTTGCTGGGAACCGCGTTCTCGCTGACGTACGCGTTCTTCCAATTGCCTGCCGGTTGGTTGAGTGACCGTCTCGGCGCGAAACCTGTCTACATCATCGCATTGGGGTTCTGGTCGATCGCGACCTCGCTGATGGCGTTCGGCCACCACCTGTGGCACTTCATGATCTCCCGAATCCTACTGGGGATCTTTGAAGCGCCGGTGTCACCCACCTCGGCGAAGATCGTTGCCGAATGGTTCCCGCCCAGGGAACGCGGCGCAGCAGTCGGAGTCTATGACTCGGGAAGTAAATGGGGGCCGGCCGTCGCTCCACCGATCCTCACCTTCCTCATCCTCGGGTTCGGGTGGCGTGCCATGTTCGTCATCCTCGGTGTGCTCGGCGTTCTCGTGGCCGTCGGCTTCTGGATCTTCTACCGTTCTCCGGAACACGATCGCAGAGTCTCCGCGGCCGAACTCGCACACATCCGGGCGAGAGAAGAAGACAATCACGCCCCCGCCGGGCACATCCCGTGGCTGCGACTCTTCACCCAGCCACAGACATGGGCAATGGTGCTGGGATTCGTCGCCGTAGTGTGGACGCTTAACATCTTCGTCACGTTCCTTCCGCTCATGCTCAACGACATCTACTCCGTCGCCGATGCGGCCCTGGGCTGGTACACCGCGATTCCATTCGCTGTCGGCGGTGTGGGCGGAATCCTCGGCGGATGGTTCACCACGAAGTACTCGAAGATGCGCGCACACCTGGCACCCCTTGCTTGCAAACGACAGATCGCTGCCGTCTACGGCGCAGCACTCGCGGTCTGCTCGATCCTCGTCGGCATCACCACCGGACACTTCGTTCTTCAGCTGTGTGCAATGAGCCTCGCGCTGTTCTTCTGCGGTGCACTGAGCGCCGTCGGCTGGTCGATCCCGGCCGACGTCGTCACCGGCACTCGAGTCGCCTCACTCGGGTCCATCCAGAACTTCGGTGGCTACTTCGCTGGTTCACTCTCACCCTGGCTCACCGGAGTGCTGGTGACAACGACCGGGTCCTACCTCGTGCCGTTCATCGTCGGGGCCGTGGTCGCTGTGATCGCGGGAATCGCCTATCTGCTTCTGCTGCGTACCCCGATTCGTGTGCACGGAGCCACTATCGAAAACGGAGAAACCACCTCATGA
- the dgoD gene encoding galactonate dehydratase, with translation MDSGPLNPPTTPERKARPMKITSLTTYTVPPRWLFLKIETDEGIVGWGEPVIEGKAATVAAAVDELSDLLIGKDPANIEDLWTIMYRGGFYRGGPILMSAISGIDQALWDIKGKALDQPVHQLLGGKVRDRIRTYSWIGGDRPGDTAAAALETKDRGFTAVKMNATEELQFIDSYTKVDQVIANVQAIREATGEDFGIGIDFHGRVHKPMAKVLIKELEPYRLLFIEEPVLCEHLSSLRDVMANTATPIALGERLFSRWDFREVLTSGAVDIIQPDVSHAGGITETRKIAMIAEAYDVALALHCPLGPIALASCLQVDAGSYNAFIQEQSLGIHYNTSNDLLDYVTDPSVFTYKDGMIDIPTGPGLGIEVNEDYVIERAAEGHRWRNPIWRHADGSFAEW, from the coding sequence GTGGACTCAGGCCCACTGAACCCACCGACGACACCTGAACGAAAGGCCAGACCAATGAAGATCACGTCGCTGACAACGTACACGGTGCCACCTCGGTGGCTGTTCCTCAAGATCGAAACCGATGAAGGGATCGTCGGATGGGGCGAACCGGTGATCGAGGGCAAAGCCGCCACGGTCGCAGCTGCCGTCGATGAGCTCTCCGACCTGCTCATCGGCAAGGATCCGGCGAACATTGAAGACCTGTGGACGATCATGTACCGCGGAGGCTTCTATCGCGGTGGGCCGATCCTCATGAGCGCGATCTCCGGCATCGACCAGGCACTGTGGGACATCAAGGGTAAGGCCCTCGACCAGCCTGTGCATCAGCTGCTGGGTGGAAAGGTGAGAGATCGGATCCGCACCTATTCGTGGATCGGCGGCGATCGTCCCGGTGATACGGCAGCAGCGGCGCTGGAGACGAAGGACCGCGGCTTCACCGCCGTGAAGATGAACGCCACAGAAGAACTGCAGTTCATCGACTCCTACACCAAGGTCGACCAGGTCATCGCCAACGTGCAGGCGATCCGGGAGGCCACCGGGGAGGACTTCGGCATCGGCATCGACTTCCACGGTCGCGTGCACAAACCCATGGCCAAGGTACTCATCAAGGAGCTCGAACCCTATCGGCTCCTGTTCATCGAAGAGCCGGTGCTCTGCGAACACCTGTCCTCGCTGCGTGATGTCATGGCGAACACCGCGACACCTATCGCGCTGGGGGAGAGACTGTTCTCCCGGTGGGACTTCCGCGAGGTGCTCACCTCCGGGGCGGTGGATATCATCCAACCCGATGTCTCCCACGCCGGTGGCATCACGGAGACCCGGAAAATCGCCATGATCGCCGAAGCCTACGATGTGGCGCTCGCCCTGCACTGTCCTCTTGGACCAATCGCGCTCGCCTCCTGCCTGCAGGTCGACGCGGGCAGCTACAACGCCTTCATCCAGGAACAGAGCCTGGGCATCCACTACAACACAAGCAACGATCTGCTCGACTACGTCACCGACCCATCGGTGTTCACCTACAAAGACGGCATGATCGACATTCCGACCGGTCCGGGGCTGGGCATCGAGGTCAACGAAGACTACGTCATCGAACGAGCGGCCGAGGGACACAGGTGGCGCAACCCCATCTGGCGTCACGCAGACGGTTCGTTTGCCGAGTGGTGA
- a CDS encoding 2-dehydro-3-deoxy-6-phosphogalactonate aldolase, with product MTDTVPAGLIAILRGVRSDEVLDIAEGIVDAGFSAIEVPLNSPDPLDSITALSKRFGDRVQIGAGTVLTASQVRDCEQAGARIIVAPDTDREVITTALELGLTPYPGATTPTEAFAAIKAGTTKVKLFPSTAVGISGLKAWTEVLPAGTELFPVGGVGADNAAEWRQAGAAGLGLGSSLYRRGDRPEDVHDRARAIASAWTQAH from the coding sequence ATGACTGACACCGTTCCCGCAGGGCTTATCGCCATCCTTCGCGGAGTCCGCTCCGACGAGGTCCTCGACATCGCGGAAGGCATCGTCGATGCCGGATTCTCCGCTATCGAGGTGCCGCTGAATTCTCCGGACCCTTTGGACTCGATCACGGCACTGTCGAAACGATTCGGCGACAGGGTGCAGATCGGTGCAGGTACGGTACTCACTGCTAGCCAGGTTCGCGACTGTGAGCAGGCCGGAGCCCGCATCATCGTCGCACCAGACACCGACCGTGAGGTCATCACCACCGCGCTCGAACTCGGACTCACCCCGTACCCGGGGGCGACAACCCCGACCGAAGCATTCGCCGCGATCAAGGCCGGTACCACCAAGGTCAAACTCTTCCCCTCGACTGCCGTGGGCATCAGCGGCCTCAAAGCCTGGACCGAGGTACTGCCCGCAGGCACCGAACTTTTCCCTGTCGGGGGAGTGGGAGCCGACAACGCCGCCGAGTGGCGTCAGGCCGGTGCCGCCGGCTTGGGTCTGGGGTCCTCCCTCTATCGCCGAGGTGACCGCCCCGAAGACGTACACGACCGAGCTCGAGCCATCGCATCGGCGTGGACTCAGGCCCACTGA
- a CDS encoding 2-dehydro-3-deoxygalactonokinase, with product MAKLATTEASLMIGLDWGTSSLRAFLIGSDGGVLAERDGSDGIMAVGPDTGDLRGDFSRIAHAAIGDWVETHGPLPVLACGMIGSTQGVAEAGYLDLPTELSVLGRHLTSVELTIGELHIVPGLQKTSTEATAPDVIRGEETQLLGLLDAEQIDATTVILPGTHTKWVRCQGQRVADFSTSMSGEMFGLLRTSSILSRLAEPTDVFQSDAFDWGLSVGGDDPAALTSSIFSARTWALDGRLHAEEINDYLSGMLIGAEVAAQLTTTTDSAVPFIVCGTADLTMRYSRALRRHGRQTTEADPRAAATGLFRIAEQSGLVPTKENTHD from the coding sequence ATGGCAAAACTGGCAACAACCGAGGCCTCGCTGATGATCGGCCTCGACTGGGGGACGAGCTCACTGCGAGCTTTCCTCATCGGCAGCGACGGCGGCGTCCTCGCCGAACGCGACGGATCAGACGGGATCATGGCCGTCGGTCCGGACACCGGCGACCTCCGAGGTGATTTCTCCCGAATCGCGCATGCCGCGATTGGTGACTGGGTAGAGACCCATGGTCCCCTCCCGGTCCTGGCGTGCGGAATGATCGGTTCGACCCAGGGAGTCGCCGAGGCCGGATACCTCGACCTGCCCACCGAACTTTCTGTCTTGGGTAGGCATCTGACGTCTGTCGAACTGACCATCGGCGAACTCCACATCGTCCCGGGACTCCAGAAGACATCGACCGAAGCGACTGCCCCCGATGTCATCCGTGGAGAAGAGACCCAACTGCTTGGCCTTCTCGATGCAGAGCAGATCGACGCGACTACGGTGATCCTTCCGGGCACGCACACAAAATGGGTGAGGTGCCAGGGTCAGCGCGTGGCTGACTTCTCCACCTCGATGAGCGGAGAGATGTTCGGCCTTTTGCGCACCTCGTCGATCCTCAGCCGCCTGGCCGAACCCACCGATGTCTTCCAATCCGACGCCTTCGACTGGGGACTGAGCGTCGGAGGTGACGACCCCGCCGCGCTCACCTCCTCGATCTTCTCCGCGCGCACCTGGGCCCTCGACGGACGACTGCACGCCGAGGAAATCAACGACTACCTTTCGGGAATGCTCATCGGCGCCGAGGTGGCCGCCCAGCTCACGACCACAACCGACTCTGCAGTCCCTTTCATCGTCTGCGGAACCGCGGACCTGACGATGCGATACTCACGCGCCCTCCGCCGACACGGGCGACAGACGACAGAAGCGGATCCTCGCGCCGCTGCCACTGGACTCTTCCGCATTGCCGAACAATCCGGCCTCGTGCCGACCAAGGAGAACACCCATGACTGA
- a CDS encoding IclR family transcriptional regulator, protein MIEDSGTDVNDAIPQGTQTLARGLQIISAVAHGSTTLKSVVDATGIGRSSAHRMIQLLVHMGYLRHGSPGEFRLGPTLIEFGFTALNQDPLPVVARESLETLAVRTQDTIHLSVEDGESVLYLHKIPGTRGAEMRSRIGHRMPMTRTGVGKALLLGQEERWERIFLSENPGADSAAVEAFVKRMHGYTHDGASLDLEENEPGIRCVAAPIRDGSGSIVAGVSLSATRPYMPKERMQALVPVMKAAARDISVKLGYTGDRIRV, encoded by the coding sequence ATGATCGAAGATTCTGGAACCGACGTCAACGATGCGATTCCCCAGGGCACTCAGACACTGGCCAGAGGGCTGCAGATCATCAGCGCCGTCGCTCATGGGTCCACCACTTTGAAGTCCGTCGTCGACGCCACTGGAATCGGTCGATCAAGTGCGCACAGGATGATCCAGCTGCTGGTGCACATGGGTTATCTGCGACACGGTTCACCGGGAGAGTTTCGTCTTGGCCCCACTCTCATCGAGTTCGGCTTCACCGCACTCAATCAGGATCCGCTGCCAGTCGTCGCCCGGGAGAGTCTCGAAACTCTCGCTGTGCGGACTCAGGACACGATTCACCTCTCCGTCGAGGATGGTGAGTCGGTGCTCTATCTCCATAAGATTCCGGGAACGCGCGGTGCCGAGATGCGCTCGCGCATCGGTCACCGGATGCCGATGACTCGTACCGGTGTCGGTAAGGCGCTGCTGCTCGGGCAAGAAGAGCGTTGGGAACGGATTTTCCTGTCGGAGAATCCAGGTGCAGACTCAGCCGCAGTCGAGGCCTTCGTCAAACGGATGCACGGGTATACCCACGACGGTGCTTCGCTCGACCTCGAGGAGAACGAACCAGGGATCCGATGCGTGGCAGCCCCGATCCGGGACGGCAGCGGAAGCATTGTCGCGGGAGTCTCACTGTCGGCCACTCGTCCCTACATGCCGAAGGAACGGATGCAGGCATTGGTACCGGTGATGAAAGCTGCTGCGCGGGATATCTCTGTGAAGCTGGGGTATACCGGTGATCGCATTCGAGTGTGA
- a CDS encoding amidohydrolase family protein — MTLESTGQIAAPARSTGSGPYPRLVLRDAMIIDGTGAAPYGPADILIENDRVTGIWEPNGASSLTERPTSDGAEVMDLNGSYVLPGLIDSHAHIGKPEQAPNADYVYKLWLGHGVTTVRELGAFNGLDWTVSEARRAEANEITAPRLHIYPALRAGTLDGPTPVTADQATAWVNEVADRGANGVKFFGTSPTVFGAAVEAAQAHGLRTACHHDQRRAAQVNALTSARWGLDSIEHWYGIPEAMFRDRTLQHVPTDYNHNSEPQRFSQGAHLWLQTAERGSSAWQETLAELLELGTALSPTFNIYIGSRDAARVRTSEWHSDFTSPTLWEFFQPSSDKHGSYMGDWTSEDEIAWRHAYVKWMSFVNDYKNLGGLVTAGSDSGFIYKVFGFGLIEELELLFEAGFHPLEVVRAATLSSAQLLGIDDELGSVEPGKIADLLIVKDNPLSNFKVLYGHGHLRAEESCINRVGGVDFTLRSGIVYDARQLREDVKSMVAEERAGQH; from the coding sequence ATGACGCTCGAATCCACTGGCCAGATCGCCGCCCCCGCTAGGAGCACCGGGTCAGGGCCCTACCCCAGACTCGTCCTCCGCGATGCCATGATCATCGACGGAACCGGCGCTGCCCCATACGGGCCGGCGGACATCCTGATCGAAAACGACAGGGTCACCGGAATCTGGGAACCGAACGGCGCGAGCAGCCTCACCGAACGTCCCACGTCCGACGGCGCCGAAGTCATGGACCTCAACGGTTCCTACGTCCTGCCGGGACTCATCGACTCCCACGCCCACATCGGCAAACCCGAGCAGGCACCGAATGCCGACTATGTCTATAAACTCTGGCTCGGCCACGGCGTGACCACCGTCCGCGAACTCGGCGCGTTCAACGGCCTCGACTGGACCGTTTCCGAGGCCCGACGAGCCGAAGCCAACGAAATCACGGCCCCGCGCTTGCACATCTATCCCGCACTGCGTGCCGGAACCCTCGACGGGCCCACCCCGGTTACGGCTGACCAGGCAACCGCGTGGGTTAATGAGGTCGCCGACCGCGGAGCGAACGGAGTGAAGTTCTTCGGCACCTCCCCCACTGTGTTCGGTGCCGCCGTCGAGGCAGCACAAGCACATGGCCTGCGGACCGCCTGCCACCACGACCAGCGCCGAGCCGCGCAAGTCAACGCCCTCACCTCGGCGAGGTGGGGACTGGACAGCATCGAACATTGGTACGGCATCCCTGAGGCGATGTTTCGCGACCGCACGCTCCAGCACGTGCCCACCGATTACAACCACAACAGCGAACCTCAGCGCTTCAGCCAAGGCGCCCACCTGTGGTTGCAGACCGCCGAGCGCGGCAGCAGCGCCTGGCAGGAGACCCTCGCGGAGCTCCTCGAACTCGGAACCGCACTGAGCCCGACATTCAACATCTACATCGGGTCCCGCGACGCCGCGCGAGTGCGCACCTCCGAATGGCACTCCGACTTCACATCCCCCACCCTGTGGGAGTTCTTCCAGCCCTCGTCCGACAAACACGGTTCCTACATGGGCGACTGGACGAGCGAGGACGAGATCGCCTGGCGCCACGCCTACGTCAAATGGATGTCCTTCGTCAACGACTACAAGAACCTTGGCGGCTTGGTCACGGCCGGGTCGGACTCTGGTTTCATCTACAAGGTATTCGGCTTCGGCCTCATCGAAGAACTTGAACTCCTTTTCGAAGCCGGGTTCCACCCTCTCGAAGTCGTCCGCGCCGCCACGCTGAGCAGCGCCCAGCTTCTCGGCATCGACGACGAGCTCGGCTCCGTCGAACCGGGCAAGATCGCCGACCTGCTCATCGTCAAAGACAACCCCCTGAGCAACTTCAAGGTCCTCTATGGCCACGGTCATCTCCGCGCTGAGGAGTCCTGCATCAACCGTGTCGGCGGAGTCGACTTCACTCTGCGCTCCGGCATCGTCTATGACGCCAGGCAACTCCGCGAGGACGTGAAGTCAATGGTCGCCGAGGAGCGAGCGGGGCAGCACTGA